The following are from one region of the Abiotrophia defectiva ATCC 49176 genome:
- the uvrC gene encoding excinuclease ABC subunit UvrC, with product MTDAQSQTAQERAKVQERIEAKLKLLPDLPGCYLMKDAADQILYVGKAKNLKNRVRSYFRGAHDTKTTKLVSEIDHFETIITNSNKEALLLEINLIQQYKPPYNIRLKEGTMYPYLKITKERHPQLIITSNVTKDGGLYFGPFPNVGAATQTQQLLHRVYPLRRCGKNEKRACFYYHLGQCIGPCDHEVTKDMYQQQIQKIKQFFNGDIQPIMTQLKDKMQAAAERLDFEQAADYRDQLQYIETTIERQIIMSQDYDNTDVFAYDFQRGWISIQVFMLRQGSILKREAAIYPAYTDPDEELTTFIARFYQEENHLLPKAILVPEDVDKDLLSQVISVPISTPQRGKKKSMLDLCAKNSQLALNERLNLLDIQAQQTRGVSEDLAAALGIPLAYHIEAFDHSNISGTGLVSGMVVYKEGKPDRKSYRKFKIKESNQTNEFAHTQEVIRRRYSRLLREEQPLPNLILMDGGKVQVRAARQVIEEELGLSIPVAGMVKDDKHRTASLLNGYSEELVELDRQSPVFHYIQRIQEEVHRYAISYHRQVRSKQQFASKLDAIPGVGKVTRTKLLKHFKSLKAMKEASIEDYAKLGVRAELAERIIAYLSKQKD from the coding sequence ATGACGGATGCCCAGTCCCAGACCGCCCAAGAACGGGCCAAGGTTCAAGAACGAATTGAAGCCAAGCTCAAGCTCTTGCCAGATTTACCCGGTTGCTATCTCATGAAAGATGCGGCCGATCAGATTCTCTATGTCGGCAAGGCCAAGAACCTTAAGAACCGGGTGCGCTCCTATTTCCGTGGCGCTCACGATACCAAAACTACCAAACTAGTGTCAGAAATCGACCACTTCGAGACCATCATCACCAACAGTAATAAGGAAGCACTCTTGCTGGAAATCAATCTAATTCAGCAATATAAGCCGCCTTATAATATTCGGCTCAAGGAAGGGACCATGTATCCCTACCTTAAAATCACCAAGGAACGCCATCCCCAACTCATCATCACATCCAATGTGACCAAGGACGGCGGTCTCTACTTTGGCCCCTTCCCTAATGTGGGGGCAGCCACCCAAACCCAGCAACTCTTACATCGGGTCTATCCCCTTCGTCGTTGTGGTAAAAATGAGAAACGGGCTTGCTTCTATTATCATCTAGGTCAGTGCATTGGTCCTTGCGATCATGAAGTCACCAAGGACATGTACCAGCAACAGATTCAGAAGATTAAGCAATTTTTCAACGGCGATATCCAACCCATTATGACTCAGCTCAAGGACAAAATGCAGGCAGCCGCCGAGCGTCTGGACTTCGAACAGGCCGCCGATTACCGGGACCAACTCCAATACATTGAGACCACTATCGAGCGTCAGATTATCATGAGCCAGGACTACGACAACACAGATGTCTTCGCCTATGACTTCCAACGGGGCTGGATTTCCATCCAGGTCTTCATGCTCAGACAAGGTAGCATCCTCAAACGTGAGGCTGCCATCTACCCTGCTTACACGGACCCCGACGAGGAGTTGACGACCTTTATCGCCCGCTTCTATCAGGAAGAAAACCACTTACTTCCTAAGGCTATCTTGGTCCCTGAGGATGTTGACAAGGACTTGTTATCGCAAGTGATTTCAGTCCCTATCAGCACGCCACAGCGAGGTAAGAAAAAATCCATGTTGGACCTTTGCGCTAAGAACAGCCAGCTGGCTCTCAATGAACGCCTCAACCTCTTGGACATCCAAGCCCAACAAACTCGTGGTGTCAGCGAAGACCTGGCGGCAGCCTTGGGTATCCCTCTGGCCTATCATATCGAAGCCTTCGACCACTCCAACATTTCAGGGACTGGCCTGGTGTCGGGTATGGTAGTTTACAAAGAAGGCAAGCCTGACCGCAAGAGCTACCGTAAGTTTAAAATCAAGGAATCTAACCAAACCAATGAATTTGCCCACACCCAAGAGGTCATTCGCCGTCGTTATTCGCGCTTACTGCGTGAGGAACAGCCCCTGCCTAATCTGATTTTGATGGATGGGGGCAAGGTCCAGGTCCGGGCAGCCCGCCAGGTGATTGAAGAGGAACTAGGCCTCTCTATTCCTGTCGCTGGCATGGTCAAAGACGACAAACACCGGACCGCTTCCCTCCTGAATGGCTATAGCGAGGAGTTGGTAGAGCTAGACCGCCAGTCGCCTGTCTTCCACTATATCCAAAGAATCCAAGAAGAAGTTCACCGCTACGCTATTTCCTACCACCGTCAAGTACGGAGCAAGCAACAATTCGCCTCTAAGTTAGACGCCATTCCGGGTGTAGGTAAGGTGACCCGCACCAAGTTGCTCAAACACTTCAAGTCCCTCAAGGCTATGAAAGAAGCCTCTATCGAGGACTATGCCAAGCTTGGTGTAAGGGCTGAATTGGCTGAACGGATTATTGCCTATCTAAGCAAACAAAAGGACTGA
- a CDS encoding DUF6796 family protein: MTLVQASFLAGLFGALAWLVGDILLVGFAPVTEEDLVRYQAGGVTNLRLALYMRSGTDRRLRWGVWLAQFSIWLPLLSLYGLWQMAQPVRGLAWAGLLCLLIGFSLSPLAHGAFYVLAILGKAYCQDYAEAGKANKFLVEALNQANHLLNVTWLSAIVITYLGWALYGLAIVTGQTQWPTYFLLATPLVTTPIWLGLSHYVIRRWTPLFNGAALNLAWVSFYVLALWLVT, translated from the coding sequence ATGACCCTAGTGCAGGCTTCATTTTTGGCAGGTCTTTTTGGGGCTCTGGCCTGGTTGGTGGGCGATATATTACTAGTAGGTTTTGCGCCGGTGACTGAAGAAGACTTGGTCCGCTACCAAGCAGGGGGTGTGACCAATTTACGCCTGGCTCTTTATATGAGATCAGGGACCGACCGTCGTTTACGCTGGGGTGTTTGGCTGGCCCAATTTTCTATTTGGCTACCGCTTCTAAGTCTCTATGGCCTCTGGCAAATGGCCCAACCAGTAAGGGGCTTGGCCTGGGCGGGACTGCTTTGTCTCCTGATCGGCTTCAGCCTGTCCCCTTTGGCTCATGGGGCTTTCTATGTGCTAGCCATTCTAGGCAAGGCTTATTGTCAGGATTACGCAGAAGCGGGAAAGGCCAATAAATTTTTGGTAGAGGCGCTTAATCAGGCCAATCACTTACTCAATGTGACCTGGCTGTCGGCCATTGTAATAACCTACTTGGGTTGGGCTCTGTATGGCCTGGCCATTGTGACTGGGCAGACCCAGTGGCCGACTTACTTTCTATTAGCCACCCCGCTGGTGACCACACCAATCTGGCTGGGCCTTAGCCATTATGTCATCCGCCGGTGGACGCCCCTCTTTAATGGTGCTGCCCTTAACTTAGCCTGGGTTAGTTTTTACGTCCTGGCTTTATGGCTAGTCACTTAA